From the Pseudomonadales bacterium genome, the window AGTCGGTGATGTCGATGAAGAGGTGAGCGAGGATGGCAAAGTCGTGCGTAAGCGAGGGGTATATATTTTACCGAATCTATTTACCACGGCTGCGCTGTTTTCTGGCTTCTATTCTATTTTAAGTTCGGTGCAAGGTAAGTTTGAAGCGGCTGCGATAGCCATTTTTATGGCGATGATTTTTGATATTGCTGACGGTCGAGTAGCGCGCATGATGAATGCGCAGACTAAGTTTGGCGCGGAATACGATAGTCTGTCTGATATGATCTCATTTGGCATGGCGCCAGCGATTGCGATGTTTACCTGGGCATTGGGAGACTTGGGCAAAGTTGGCTTTATGGCAGCATTTGTTTATGTGGCCGGCGCTGCACTGCGTTTGGCGCGCTTTAATACGATGCCGCCGGCAACCGATAAGCGTTTTTTTATTGGTTTGGCGAGTCCCGCCTCAGCGGCGTTTTTGGCTGCATTATTGTGGACGGCAACCGACTTGGGTTATGTCGGTGACGCGCTGCCCGTGGCAGCCTCTATTGCTGTGGCGGTGGCTACGTTATGCTGCGGACTGTTGATGGTTTCAAATTTAAAATACACCAGTTTTAAAGGTATCAACTTAACCGGGCGGGTGCCGTTTACCGTTATACTAATTATTATCATGGCTTTTGCATTAATCGGAATAGACCCTCCTAAAGCGCTATTAATATTAATTACCTTATATAATTTGTCGTTCATTGTCTTACTGGGTAAGCCGAAGCCTGTTGCATAGTCTCGTTTTGATAGTCTTGTTTTAATAGGCTTCTCGGCTTTATTCATTAAGGCGTTAACAGTGTGATTGGCCTAGCGCTGTTGGGTCTCTGTTGGATCGCTGTTCGATTGTCGTCGATCTTGCGTATAGTTTAAAAACAAGGATTAGATATGCTTATTCGAACGCCCAGCGATATTCCCTCATCTGAGATCACTTCAGAAACCAGCTATATGAATCGGCGCCAACTACTGCAGTCGACAGGGCTGGGCGCGGCTGGCCTATTGCTTGGCAATCAGGCCTTAGCCAACAAACATAGTCAATTACGTACTTTAAAGTATCAGGCGGCTGGTTTGTCGATGCAGCAACAAGGCTATTTTACAGCCGAGTCACTCACCCCATTCAAGGATGTAACCAGCTATAATAATTTTTATGAGTTTGGCACCAGTAAGTCAGACCCTGCCAGATTAGCGCCGCAGCTGCTGCAAACCGAGCCTTGGTCGATACAGGTGTCGGGCCTGGTGAAAAAAACGGGTAAGCTTAATTTAGAAGACATTCTGCAGCGTTTCCCGCTGCAAGAGCGTGTTTATCGATTGCGTTGTGTTGAGGCCTGGTCAATGGTGATCCCTTGGGTGGGTTTTCCGCTTGCTGATCTGATTCGGTATCTTGAGCCCAGTGCTTCGGCAAAGTTTATTGCTTTCGAAACACTGGCCGACCCAAAACAAATGCCGGGCATTCGTTCGGTTTCGGGTTTAATTGATTGGCCCTATCAAGAAGGTTTACGCCTTGATGAAGCCATGCATGATTTAACGCTTCTAGCCGTTGGCGTGTATGGCAAAGAAAT encodes:
- the pssA gene encoding CDP-diacylglycerol--serine O-phosphatidyltransferase, with product MSQSSEESKSQAQQASEHSASEEQLEASIINQLDDILPVGDVDEEVSEDGKVVRKRGVYILPNLFTTAALFSGFYSILSSVQGKFEAAAIAIFMAMIFDIADGRVARMMNAQTKFGAEYDSLSDMISFGMAPAIAMFTWALGDLGKVGFMAAFVYVAGAALRLARFNTMPPATDKRFFIGLASPASAAFLAALLWTATDLGYVGDALPVAASIAVAVATLCCGLLMVSNLKYTSFKGINLTGRVPFTVILIIIMAFALIGIDPPKALLILITLYNLSFIVLLGKPKPVA
- the msrP gene encoding protein-methionine-sulfoxide reductase catalytic subunit MsrP, translated to MLIRTPSDIPSSEITSETSYMNRRQLLQSTGLGAAGLLLGNQALANKHSQLRTLKYQAAGLSMQQQGYFTAESLTPFKDVTSYNNFYEFGTSKSDPARLAPQLLQTEPWSIQVSGLVKKTGKLNLEDILQRFPLQERVYRLRCVEAWSMVIPWVGFPLADLIRYLEPSASAKFIAFETLADPKQMPGIRSVSGLIDWPYQEGLRLDEAMHDLTLLAVGVYGKEILPQNGAPIRLVVPWKYGFKSIKSIVGIRFTDTQPATSWQQTAPNEYGFYANVNPAVDHPRWSQATERRLPAGIFDFTRQKTQLFNGYAEQVAGLYKGMNLQRYF